The Zingiber officinale cultivar Zhangliang chromosome 2A, Zo_v1.1, whole genome shotgun sequence genomic sequence CAATAAGCAACACtgctttttcaatttttttttcaaataaaataaaataattaattaaaataaaaaggaattaagactgattttatttttgaaaaaacaattaaatatattttcGTGAAATAATGTGATCAGTCACATTATAAATCCCTTCTGCGCCTATAAATTCCTCTGCTTTGCTTCAGGTTGCAGTATCAGAAGCTCCCGCCATGGCTTCCGCCTCCTTTTTCCCGCTGCTCTCGTCTCTGCTGGTCCTGTTGTTCCTCATGGCCCAGCAGTCGTCGGCCCAGTTCCCGCCGATGAACCTGACGGTGGTAAACAACTGCCCGTTCCCGCTGTGGCCGGCCATCCAACCAAACTCCGGCGGCGACGTCCTCGAGGGCGGCGGGTTCTTCCTGCCCTCCCAGTCCTACCGCACCTTCCCCGCGCCGATTTCCACGTGGTCTGGGCGCATCTGGGCACGCACCGGCTGCGGCGGCGACGGCGCCGCCGGGCGCCTGTCCTGCGACACCGGCGACTGCGGCGGCCGCCTGGAGTGTGGCGGCTTCGGCGGCGAGCCCCCCGCTAGCCTCGCTCAAATCACCCTCCACCACGGCGGGGAGCGCGACCTGACGTCCTACGGCGTGAGCCTCGTCGACGGGTTCAACGTGGGGATGACGGTGACGCCGCACGAGGGGGAGGGGCGGTGCCCGGTGGTGGGGTGCCAGGTGGATTTTCTGGCGACGTGCCCGGAGGTGCTGAAGATGAGGGGCCCCGGCGGAGCCGTCGTGGGGTGCAAGAGCGGGTGCGTGGCCTTCGGCACCGACGAGCTCTGCTGCCGGAACAATTACAGCAGCTGGGAGATGTGCCGGCCGAGCATCTACTCGAAGTTCTTCAAGCGCGCGTGCCCGGCCACCTTCACCTACGCCCAAGACAGCCCGTCGCTGACCCACGAGTGCGCCTCGCCGCGCGAGCTCAAGGTCATCTTCTGCCATTGAAGCTCCGGCGGTTGCTCGGAGATGATTAGCGAATTAAGCACTGGACGCCGGCAATTAATTAGCCACTAATGAAGTATTattagaataagtgacatactttATACGCTTTAAGATTCGCGTTAAGTGGAATAGTTTGATTTTGGATATTTCTCAAAAAAGGAATTTTAGTTTTGGATATTACTCAGCAGTTTCACGTTTTGACGGGTTTGTTAGGTGTGCCGATCTGCATGGGCTGTTTGAATTAatataagattatatatatatatatatatatatatatatatatatatatatatataagagttattaaaataatcaaattaatttaatttactaatatatttaaattatttgaaaaaggaaattttgaattttaatacttGAATGTCTCATTCCTTTGGTcgaataaaaatttgaatttttttaacataaatcaTATTATTCTAAAAGAGGTCCCTGTTATATATAGTAAGTTTAATAGGCAAAACAAACTAATAGACCGTATGAAGCCGGTTCGGTTAAGAAGTGAATTACAAAGCACAACCAATTCGAACCGAACCAcctgatttgatttcattatacatatttttttttctgaTCACCCGTCAACCCCGTCCAGGTAAGTGACATACTAATAGatcgtattttttttttcctccgtGATGATCTTAAAACGGGTTGATGGAAATGCTGGGtgcgaacgtattcatcttttgtcacaattatacatattttttttaacaaaataattaaataacaatttaaaacacataataataataattttgatcttatccgaaagtcgatgagataaaAAGACGAGGATATGGAGATCTCGCTGATCGCTCGTATACTCTGCTCCGCCCTACAAAACAGATGACGTCAGTGTCGAGTCAGGAAAGGGGTCTCGgggttggccctccgacgctcaaatcagtcaccgacgatgaagtagaaggcggagcaacaagaataAACACTATAACACAAATAATATATATCGCGTGCCTCTGTCAATGCTTGGACTCCCTTTATATAGTGTTTCTGTAACGCGCGCACGCTTCCTCAGACAGGCATGCTTCTCAAAATTTCTCccgaaaagacttgtcagtaaattGTTTCTGACACAATATCTTAACAAGCCGAATATATCTTtgatgtgacagtggaaacttccgtcgtacgatcttcttgtTGACCATGTCTGGTGTCAGCGACACTAACtctcaaaaggatgtcgagagataacACAGTGAGTTCGTTGCTAGGCCGAGCGAATTAGCCGCTCGACCGAAACTTCGCTATGCTTGTGTCGCGTCCGCTCGGCCGAAACTCCGCTGCACCCGTGCCGAGTCCTGTTgtcaggccgagcggggtagctgctcggccaGGATTCTGTATATTGTCCGACCGGCCAATACGATTATCATCTGTTTGCCCATATGATACCTGAACGTTAACCGCCCTAACTTTGACCTTCATCGTGTAACTAACCCTTGTAGGGTGGGCCCCTTCTTATCGCCGCATCACATgtctccctctcaagtctagtcaaaagaggctgcaaacccgactgactggacaaattgTCAATGACGATTTTCACTTGATCGACTTATGACACTCCTTAACTTCTGATCAAACTGACGTAGCCCGACGGTCGGCTATGTAACCGCTCCTTTGTAACTGAGTGAATGTGCTAGCAAGTTTCTTTGCCGATCAACTTGTTGAAGACTGTTGGTCGGCGATACGTTTACTTCCTTACGGCGATCAGCACAAGCAAGATCCATCCTCGATACCTTCTCTTGCGCTTTCTTGGGTGGGTCAATCTGGGTTTACGTCATCCATATTTCTGGGAGATCGTGCAAATCCCTACTTATTATAGCTGAGCGCGCCTCCATGCCTCTTAATTGCCTTCATTAAATGTCATCTTGTGGCCTAGCGCTATGTGCCCCTCCTACTGCCGCTGCACGCTTGACGTGACAGATGGATATCATCTGATGATGTGACTTTTGGTGCTTTGAATTCAA encodes the following:
- the LOC122039811 gene encoding osmotin-like protein codes for the protein MASASFFPLLSSLLVLLFLMAQQSSAQFPPMNLTVVNNCPFPLWPAIQPNSGGDVLEGGGFFLPSQSYRTFPAPISTWSGRIWARTGCGGDGAAGRLSCDTGDCGGRLECGGFGGEPPASLAQITLHHGGERDLTSYGVSLVDGFNVGMTVTPHEGEGRCPVVGCQVDFLATCPEVLKMRGPGGAVVGCKSGCVAFGTDELCCRNNYSSWEMCRPSIYSKFFKRACPATFTYAQDSPSLTHECASPRELKVIFCH